The nucleotide sequence GAACGACGACACTAAATCAAACACCGCAAAAGGTTTTTCAACCGGATGACTGGTCCAGCCAATAAATTCATTATGGTTAAATTCTGGGAGCTCATTCCAAAAGGCAACGTTTTTAGCATTTTCGTTGAAACTAATTTTCCATTTGTATGCAATTGGCGCCATCAGCGCCCCAGCATAAATTACCGGGGTTTTACCGACAGCCTTGAGAGCCAGCTGTTTGGCAAGATTATCTTCGGTAGGGATATCTTTTAGCCAATTGCTAATTTCAGATTTCAGCCAGTCGCTGGTGGCGGCAATTTCTGCATAAGCGTCAGCAGCGAGACGATACTGACCGAACAATTTTACAAGCGCGCGTAAGTTATACAGTACTGCCATGCGTGGTTCCAGCCCTTTTGGTAACACCACTAGTGGATACTGTCGTTCGCGGGCGATTTCAACTAACCTGCCGCCAGAGGCCAAAACGGCAATTTGTGCCCCGCGCAGGCGAGCGTTTTTAAGCGCACTTAATGTTTCTTCGGTGTTGCCCGAATAGCTGCTGGCAATAACCAAAGTCTGTTCACTGACATAATGCGGCAATTCGTAGCGTCGGCATATTTCAAACGGCACCGGCAGTTCAAGCCAATTCTTGGCCATGCCCGCTGCCAGCGCCGAGCCACCCATCCCGGCAATAACAATTTGTGCCGGTGTAAAGTTAGCAGGCTGGTTCTCTACAATCGCTTCGGCGGTGAGCTGCTGCCATTCTTCGGCCGCCACGCCCAGGGCATTTTTAGGGTCGCGCTGTGAAATAACATTTAGATCATCAAGCATACACTGTCTCCTTCAGGCTATTCACTTTTTCTATATTCTTATGATACAGTAGTGTGTAAGAAGCATAAACTTTTTAGGTAACTAGAGGTGGGTATGGACAACAACCAGCAAATTAGTGATGATCAGGAATTAGCAAAAGTGCTCTCAGGAACAAACAAAAAATCACCAGTGAAAGATTTAGATGATCTTGATTTTGAAGAATCGCCGCTCCCAACACCAACAGTCGTGACCCCGCCTAAAACCGGGGAAACGCCTGCTAATCAACCAGCACCGGCAGCGGCCACTCCGGCACAACCCGCTGCGGCAAACGGAAAGCCGGCTACAAGCCCAGCACCGTCTACCCCTACTTCCGCTACTAATCTTGATGCAATTAAGCGTGAAGCCCTTGAGCAACTGCGCCCACTTGCGCCAAAATTAAACCTACCAGCCGAAGAA is from Verrucomicrobiia bacterium and encodes:
- a CDS encoding bifunctional phosphoglucose/phosphomannose isomerase, with product MLDDLNVISQRDPKNALGVAAEEWQQLTAEAIVENQPANFTPAQIVIAGMGGSALAAGMAKNWLELPVPFEICRRYELPHYVSEQTLVIASSYSGNTEETLSALKNARLRGAQIAVLASGGRLVEIARERQYPLVVLPKGLEPRMAVLYNLRALVKLFGQYRLAADAYAEIAATSDWLKSEISNWLKDIPTEDNLAKQLALKAVGKTPVIYAGALMAPIAYKWKISFNENAKNVAFWNELPEFNHNEFIGWTSHPVEKPFAVFDLVSSFEHPQVQKRFMISDSLLSGKRPHAITVPLNGESPLAQMLWGSVLGDFVSIYTAILNNVDPTPVALIEKLKIALTD